From the Sebastes fasciatus isolate fSebFas1 chromosome 3, fSebFas1.pri, whole genome shotgun sequence genome, one window contains:
- the rexo5 gene encoding RNA exonuclease 5 isoform X2, giving the protein MDLDPAGSTTSEASTAVDTFDRRKRKHVDFTAHEEAKRLKSVQEDEETRECGRSPRPMRSSVLLNRLQQPITLNELTELLHYAALGKTGGIKQPSWCHLRHQKRVKAVNVVIVEGLTQSHFYKHYLTLPNLRINYTTRITFTPSSANLASGIFSSEVPESDDPSLSQRHNGNSEMHKALRIHPVISKFGTQRRGLTAYVLTQEEMIKTHFPVKGMPGFEEFVCMDSVDCVTDSSPLYGLDCEMCLTERGYELARVSLVDSDGNCVMDDLVKPQNRILDYLTRFSGITAQLLRPITTTLRDVQVKIRTLLPSDAVLVGHSLNNDLVALKLIHQHVIDTSLLYRREFGNKFKLKVLADVVLQRQIQTEEEKGHNPTEDAVAALELAQYFIKTGPRQVVELHLEELWGYTIVEESSDCEPAPAPAPSHRFADILQTLGRSVAFIGKRSDITLELSNQQWHNSDKEIVASFRRQTKCPFLSVLQFSSLSDQLKRSYPHQEHQYQTVVCADLRDMCVVFAGPFPAGFSERDVRQLFCCCGPVRNIKILNTTVRVHAEVEFELLEGAMLALTTLNGFNMQGHSIKVQRPVYESMLDLDLTLNALMCDSLHASHLYAVKLNPSMAESVHVSARVNGHTSDAECSGVTSVKTANRSPSAKVNGQRSQSKLSEQEVRETFGHFGSVERVILPAKPGKRARHAYIKFESSDCRHAAFSSTEDLRRENYLICPSLTPPHLPSWVAMTTPIATVDPDSEAAAAEDEERTRVSTSSQEQEMDLMMGKLDRCLLKLFRSLPEGTLSVVVLPGCTSALGHLPGLCLMEFKHGS; this is encoded by the exons AAGCATCTACAGCAGTAGATACATTcgacagaagaaaaagaaagcacGTCGACTTCACAGCACACGAGGAGGCCAAGAGATTAAAATCTGTGCAGGAAGATGAGGAGACACGGGAGTGTGGACGTTCCCCTCGCCCAATGAGGAGCTCCGTGCTGCTCAACCGCCTTCAACAACCAATTACACTGAATGAGCTGACAGAGCTGCTGCATTATGCCGCTCTGGGGAAAACAGGTGGCATTAAACAGCCGAG TTGGTGTCATCTCCGCCATCAGAAGAGGGTTAAAGCTGTGAATGTGGTGATCGTGGAGGGCCTGACCCAGAGTCACTTTTACAAACACTACCTCACCCTGCCAAACCTCAGGATCAACTACACCACT AGGATCACTTTTACGCCATCGTCTGCCAACCTGGCTTCAGGAATCTTCAGCAGTGAAGTTCCTGAATCAGATGATCCATCTCTTTCCCAAAGACACAATGGAAACAGTGAAATGCACAAAG CGCTGAGGATTCACCCAGTAATCAGCAAGTTTGGGACACAGAGGAGAGGATTGACGGCATACGTTCTCACCCAGGAGGAGATGATCAAGACACACTTCCCTGTCAAAg GAATGCCCGGCTTTGAGGAATTTGTGTGCATGGACAGTGTTGACTGTGTGACTGACAGCAGCCCTCTGTATGGACTCGACTGCGAAATG TGTCTAACAGAAAGAGGATACGAGCTGGCTCGTGTCTCTCTGGTGGACAGCGATGGGAACTGTGTGATGGACGACCTGGTGAAACCTCAGAACCGAATCCTCGACTACCTCACCAg GTTCTCTGGTATAACAGCACAGCTGTTGCGACCAATCACAACCACCCTGCGTGATGTTCAAGTAAAGATCAGGACGTTGTTGCCGAGCGACGCCGTTCTGGTGGGACATTCACTAAACAACGACCTCGTGGCTCTGAAA CTGATCCACCAGCATGTAATCGACACCTCCCTGCTGTACAGGAGAGAGTTTGGAAACAAGTTTAAACTGAAGGTCCTGGCCGATGTAGTGCTGCA GAGGCAAATACAAACTGAAGAGGAGAAGGGTCATAATCCCACTGAGGATGCAGTGGCGGCCCTGGAGCTGGCTCAGTACTTTATTAAAACAGGACCTCGTCAG GTTGTAGAACTTCATCTAGAGGAGCTGTGGGGATATACAATAGTAGAGGAGTCCTCTGACTGTGAACCTGCACCTGCACCTGCCCCAAGTCACAG GTTTGCGGACATCCTACAGACACTGGGCCGGTCAGTAGCCTTCATAGGAAAGCGTTCTGACATCACTCTGGAGCTGTCCAATCAGCAGTGGCACAACTCTGACAAAGAG ATCGTAGCTTCTTTCAGGAGACAGACCAAGTGTCCGTTCCTCTCAGTGCTCCAGTTTTCTTCCCTCTCGGACCAGCTGAAGAGGAGCTACCCTCATCAGGAGCACCAGTACCAGACG GTGGTGTGTGCGGACCTTCGAGATATGTGCGTCGTGTTTGCCGGGCCGTTCCCTGCAGGTTTCTCTGAGAGGGATGTGAGGCAGCTGTTCTGTTGCTGTGGACCGGTTCgaaatatcaaaatattgaaCACAACTGTCAGG GTTCATGCAGAGGTAGAGTTTGAGCTGCTGGAGGGAGCTATGCTGGCTTTAACAACTTTGAATGGATTTAATATGCAGGGACATTCCATCAAG GTCCAGAGGCCTGTTTACGAGTCAATGCTGGATTTGGATCTGACTCTTAATGCTTTGATGTGTGACAGTCTCCACGCCAGTCACCTCTACGCTGTTAAATTAAACCCCAGTATGGCTGAGAGCGTACACGTTTCTGCACGGGTCAATGGACACACGTCAGATGCAGAGTGTTCAGGTGTTACTTCTGTTAAAACAGCGAACAGGTCGCCCTCAGCGAAAGTAAACGGCCAGCGGTCGCAGTCTAAGCTGTCTGAGCAGGAAGTCAGAGAGACATTTGGTCACTTTGGTTCGGTGGAGAGAGTCATCCTGCCGGCCAAACCTGGAAAACGTGCAAGACATGCATACATAA AGTTTGAGAGCTCAGATTGCAGACATGCAGCCTTCAGCTCCACTGAGGACCTCAGGAGGGAAAACTACCTCATCTGTCCGTCCCTAACTCCACCCCACTTGCCCTCATGGGTTGCCATGACAACACCAATCGCCACAGTGGATCCTgacagtgaagcagcagcagcagaagacgaggagaggacCCGCGTGAGCACCAGTTCTCAG GAGCAGGAAATGGATCTCATGATGGGGAAGTTGGACCGCTGCCTGCTGAAGCTCTTCAGATCTCTCCCAGAAGGCACCTTGTCTGTGGTCGTGCTGCCCGGATGCACCAG tgcTCTTGGTCACCTTCCTGGTTTGTGCCTTATGGAGTTCAAGCATGGGTCTTGA
- the rexo5 gene encoding RNA exonuclease 5 isoform X1: MDLDPAGSTTSEASTAVDTFDRRKRKHVDFTAHEEAKRLKSVQEDEETRECGRSPRPMRSSVLLNRLQQPITLNELTELLHYAALGKTGGIKQPSWCHLRHQKRVKAVNVVIVEGLTQSHFYKHYLTLPNLRINYTTRITFTPSSANLASGIFSSEVPESDDPSLSQRHNGNSEMHKALRIHPVISKFGTQRRGLTAYVLTQEEMIKTHFPVKGMPGFEEFVCMDSVDCVTDSSPLYGLDCEMCLTERGYELARVSLVDSDGNCVMDDLVKPQNRILDYLTRFSGITAQLLRPITTTLRDVQVKIRTLLPSDAVLVGHSLNNDLVALKLIHQHVIDTSLLYRREFGNKFKLKVLADVVLQRQIQTEEEKGHNPTEDAVAALELAQYFIKTGPRQVVELHLEELWGYTIVEESSDCEPAPAPAPSHRYNIQFADILQTLGRSVAFIGKRSDITLELSNQQWHNSDKEIVASFRRQTKCPFLSVLQFSSLSDQLKRSYPHQEHQYQTVVCADLRDMCVVFAGPFPAGFSERDVRQLFCCCGPVRNIKILNTTVRVHAEVEFELLEGAMLALTTLNGFNMQGHSIKVQRPVYESMLDLDLTLNALMCDSLHASHLYAVKLNPSMAESVHVSARVNGHTSDAECSGVTSVKTANRSPSAKVNGQRSQSKLSEQEVRETFGHFGSVERVILPAKPGKRARHAYIKFESSDCRHAAFSSTEDLRRENYLICPSLTPPHLPSWVAMTTPIATVDPDSEAAAAEDEERTRVSTSSQEQEMDLMMGKLDRCLLKLFRSLPEGTLSVVVLPGCTSALGHLPGLCLMEFKHGS; this comes from the exons AAGCATCTACAGCAGTAGATACATTcgacagaagaaaaagaaagcacGTCGACTTCACAGCACACGAGGAGGCCAAGAGATTAAAATCTGTGCAGGAAGATGAGGAGACACGGGAGTGTGGACGTTCCCCTCGCCCAATGAGGAGCTCCGTGCTGCTCAACCGCCTTCAACAACCAATTACACTGAATGAGCTGACAGAGCTGCTGCATTATGCCGCTCTGGGGAAAACAGGTGGCATTAAACAGCCGAG TTGGTGTCATCTCCGCCATCAGAAGAGGGTTAAAGCTGTGAATGTGGTGATCGTGGAGGGCCTGACCCAGAGTCACTTTTACAAACACTACCTCACCCTGCCAAACCTCAGGATCAACTACACCACT AGGATCACTTTTACGCCATCGTCTGCCAACCTGGCTTCAGGAATCTTCAGCAGTGAAGTTCCTGAATCAGATGATCCATCTCTTTCCCAAAGACACAATGGAAACAGTGAAATGCACAAAG CGCTGAGGATTCACCCAGTAATCAGCAAGTTTGGGACACAGAGGAGAGGATTGACGGCATACGTTCTCACCCAGGAGGAGATGATCAAGACACACTTCCCTGTCAAAg GAATGCCCGGCTTTGAGGAATTTGTGTGCATGGACAGTGTTGACTGTGTGACTGACAGCAGCCCTCTGTATGGACTCGACTGCGAAATG TGTCTAACAGAAAGAGGATACGAGCTGGCTCGTGTCTCTCTGGTGGACAGCGATGGGAACTGTGTGATGGACGACCTGGTGAAACCTCAGAACCGAATCCTCGACTACCTCACCAg GTTCTCTGGTATAACAGCACAGCTGTTGCGACCAATCACAACCACCCTGCGTGATGTTCAAGTAAAGATCAGGACGTTGTTGCCGAGCGACGCCGTTCTGGTGGGACATTCACTAAACAACGACCTCGTGGCTCTGAAA CTGATCCACCAGCATGTAATCGACACCTCCCTGCTGTACAGGAGAGAGTTTGGAAACAAGTTTAAACTGAAGGTCCTGGCCGATGTAGTGCTGCA GAGGCAAATACAAACTGAAGAGGAGAAGGGTCATAATCCCACTGAGGATGCAGTGGCGGCCCTGGAGCTGGCTCAGTACTTTATTAAAACAGGACCTCGTCAG GTTGTAGAACTTCATCTAGAGGAGCTGTGGGGATATACAATAGTAGAGGAGTCCTCTGACTGTGAACCTGCACCTGCACCTGCCCCAAGTCACAGGTACAATATACA GTTTGCGGACATCCTACAGACACTGGGCCGGTCAGTAGCCTTCATAGGAAAGCGTTCTGACATCACTCTGGAGCTGTCCAATCAGCAGTGGCACAACTCTGACAAAGAG ATCGTAGCTTCTTTCAGGAGACAGACCAAGTGTCCGTTCCTCTCAGTGCTCCAGTTTTCTTCCCTCTCGGACCAGCTGAAGAGGAGCTACCCTCATCAGGAGCACCAGTACCAGACG GTGGTGTGTGCGGACCTTCGAGATATGTGCGTCGTGTTTGCCGGGCCGTTCCCTGCAGGTTTCTCTGAGAGGGATGTGAGGCAGCTGTTCTGTTGCTGTGGACCGGTTCgaaatatcaaaatattgaaCACAACTGTCAGG GTTCATGCAGAGGTAGAGTTTGAGCTGCTGGAGGGAGCTATGCTGGCTTTAACAACTTTGAATGGATTTAATATGCAGGGACATTCCATCAAG GTCCAGAGGCCTGTTTACGAGTCAATGCTGGATTTGGATCTGACTCTTAATGCTTTGATGTGTGACAGTCTCCACGCCAGTCACCTCTACGCTGTTAAATTAAACCCCAGTATGGCTGAGAGCGTACACGTTTCTGCACGGGTCAATGGACACACGTCAGATGCAGAGTGTTCAGGTGTTACTTCTGTTAAAACAGCGAACAGGTCGCCCTCAGCGAAAGTAAACGGCCAGCGGTCGCAGTCTAAGCTGTCTGAGCAGGAAGTCAGAGAGACATTTGGTCACTTTGGTTCGGTGGAGAGAGTCATCCTGCCGGCCAAACCTGGAAAACGTGCAAGACATGCATACATAA AGTTTGAGAGCTCAGATTGCAGACATGCAGCCTTCAGCTCCACTGAGGACCTCAGGAGGGAAAACTACCTCATCTGTCCGTCCCTAACTCCACCCCACTTGCCCTCATGGGTTGCCATGACAACACCAATCGCCACAGTGGATCCTgacagtgaagcagcagcagcagaagacgaggagaggacCCGCGTGAGCACCAGTTCTCAG GAGCAGGAAATGGATCTCATGATGGGGAAGTTGGACCGCTGCCTGCTGAAGCTCTTCAGATCTCTCCCAGAAGGCACCTTGTCTGTGGTCGTGCTGCCCGGATGCACCAG tgcTCTTGGTCACCTTCCTGGTTTGTGCCTTATGGAGTTCAAGCATGGGTCTTGA